The following proteins come from a genomic window of Bactrocera tryoni isolate S06 chromosome 1, CSIRO_BtryS06_freeze2, whole genome shotgun sequence:
- the LOC120780051 gene encoding gelsolin-like, whose amino-acid sequence MEPVINKAFVNAGQKPGVEIWRIEDFEPVPYPAKYYGKFYEGDSYIILKTTEDPKSQKLSWDIHFWLGAETTTDEAGAAAICTVQLDDQLDGAPVQHREVQDHESQLFLSYFKNGVRYEKGGVATGFEHVDVNAAGEKRLFQVKGKRNVRVRQVALSITSMNRGDCFILDAGEEILVYVGEQAKRLERLKAIYAANEIRDQDHHGRSKVNIIDNFSSDFAKEHFFTTLGSGSADEVPDESTDEEDGAFETADIKAVTLYKVSDASGSLEIEKISEKPLRQEMLNTDDSFILDTDSGIYVWVGRNSTQKEKTSAMKAAEHFLETNSYPTWTQVHRVVEDGEPAPFKQYFSTWHDQGVYHKRLVRTALGYSTDDSDYEEPEDVDSVVQNLKKSGGRAIAFMPDFGERDIEHIIKFSSESEDDVVRSIVDFEGTTPLIGQYAYIITYKYSAKSGESGKLIYVWEGAKASDAVKERSFNDGLAMAQEENAILVRTGQSHEPRHFLKIFKGKLITPFTEEPKSAQLFRVRGTDATDVHATEVNCDASSLASGDVFALITLDHKVYIWIGQGASDFEKSSANERFAHYWPHGKTEVIEEGSEPSEFWEELHGEGEYDRSVNDLGAPLLEPRLFHCQLVAWRTKVEEVREFEQSDLDVDDVMLLDAGDEIYMWVGSGASVEENAKILQMARKYIKQEPTDRTVDTVSVIRIVQGNEPRVFTRMFPSWDNDYWKSIISYDDVKAQVKKHNATL is encoded by the exons GATTTTGAGCCAGTACCGTATCCAGCCAAATATTATGGAAAATTCTACGAAGGAGATTCGTACATTATTTTAAAG ACCACCGAAGACCCGAAGAGCCAAAAACTTTCGTGGGACATTCACTTTTGGTTAGGCGCTGAGACGACCACCGACGAGGCGGGCGCTGCGGCCATTTGCACCGTGCAACTGGACGACCAACTGGATGGCGCACCGGTGCAGCATCGCGAAGTTCAAGATCATGAATCACAATTGTTCCTCAGCTACTTTAAAAATG GTGTGCGCTACGAAAAGGGAGGCGTGGCTACCGGCTTTGAGCATGTCGATGTGAATGCTGCTGGCGAGAAGCGTCTCTTCCAGGTGAAGGGTAAACGCAATGTGCGGGTGCGTCAGGTGGCGTTGTCTATAACGTCGATGAATCGCGGCGATTGTTTCATTTTGGATGCGGGCGAAGAGATACTCGTCTATGTGGGCGAGCAGGCGAAGCGTTTGGAGCGTTTGAAAGCCATTTACGCTGCAAATGAAATACGTGATCAGGACCATCATGGACGTTCGAAGGTGAACATTATTG ACAACTTCTCCTCTGATTTTGCGAAGGAGCATTTCTTCACTACACTCGGCTCTGGTTCGGCTGACGAAGTGCCAGATGAGAGCACAGACGAAGAGGACGGCGCCTTCGAGACGGCCGATATCAAAGCAGTTACACTGTATAAAGTTAGTGACGCTAGCGGGTCTTTGGAAATCGAAAAGATATCCGAAAAACCACTACGACAAGAAATGCTTAACACAGATGACAGCTTCATACTTGACACCGACTCCGGCATTTATGTTTGGGTCGGACGTAATTCAACACAAAAGGAAAAGACCAGTGCAATGAAAGCAGCTGAGCATTTTTTAGAGACTAATTCGTATCCAACCTGGACACAGGTGCATCGTGTCGTGGAGGATGGTGAACCGGCGCCCTTCAAACAATACTTCTCCACTTGGCATGATCAAGGCGTATATCATAAGCGTTTGGTACGCACCGCATTGGGTTACAGCACAGACGACTCCGATTATGAGGAACCCGAGGATGTGGATTCAGTTGTGCAGAATCTGAAGAAGAGTGGTGGacgtgcaattgcttttatgcCCGACTTTGGCGAACGCGATATCGAACATATTATTAAGTTCAGCTCAGAGTCGGAAGATGATGTGGTGCGCAGTATTGTAGACTTCGAAGGCACCACACCGCTGATCGGTCAATATGCCTACATTATCACCTATAAGTATAGCGCTAAGAGTGGTGAGTCTGGCAAGCTCATTTATGTGTGGGAAGGTGCAAAAGCCAGTGATGCCGTGAAGGAGCGTTCATTCAATGACGGTTTGGCTATGGCACAGGAGGAGAATGCCATATTGGTGCGCACCGGCCAAAGTCATGAGCCGCGTCATTTCTTGAAAATCTTCAAGGGTAAGCTGATTACGCCATTCACCGAAGAGCCGAAGAGTGCGCAACTCTTCCGCGTACGCGGCACCGACGCGACCGATGTACATGCGACCGAAGTGAACTGTGACGCCTCATCGTTAGCTTCTGGTGATGTCTTTGCGCTAATCACGCTCGATCACAAAGTCTACATATGGATTGGTCAG GGTGCTTCCGATTTTGAGAAATCTTCTGCGAATGAGCGTTTTGCTCACTACTGGCCACATGGCAAGACGGAGGTGATTGAAGAAGGTTCTGAACCCTCGGAATTTTGGGAAGAATTGCATGGTGAGGGTGAGTATGACCGCAGCGTTAACGATCTGGGTGCACCATTGCTGGAACCGCGTCTGTTCCATTGTCAATTGGTGGCCTGGCGCACTAAGGTGGAGGAGGTGCGCGAATTCGAGCAATCG gaTCTCGATGTTGATGACGTCATGTTGTTGGATGCCGGTGATGAAATCTACATGTGGGTTGGCTCCGGTGCATCTGTAGAGGAAAATgccaaaattttacaaatggctCGG AAATACATCAAACAAGAGCCTACCGACCGCACTGTCGATACTGTCAGCGTGATTCGTATTGTTCAGGGCAATGAGCCGCGTGTATTTACACGTATGTTTCCCTCCTGGGACAATGACTACTGGAAG TCAATAATATCGTATGATGATGTCAAGGCGCAGGTGAAGAAGCATAATGCAACACTGTGA